The sequence GTGTAATGTTTACAGATCTAATGAAATGTAGAtccgtttttaaaatttgagtgTGATTCGTTCAAACACTGCCcgtttatacaaaaaaaattagaaaagttcGGTTGAGATATCCAcatataactcaaaattgaataaaacataaaatttcAGCAATATAAGTTGTTGATAATGTTTTTGATGGCATGGAACAAATATGATATTTTTACGTTAGGTACAAttagaaatattcacgatcaaaatagAATTAATCTTTTACAGAGTTACTTCCAAAAAAGCATTCCATTTGGTGTCACAAAAAGCAATTAGTTTTCGCTAATCATTAGATTAGTGTAGTATTTATTTTTAGCTTTCGATCATTATGCCATGTGGATTATTTGTGATTGAAAGCATTAATCTGATGTCGATGAGCTTGAAATCCTACAAGTGCAAGTCGGAAAACAGGTCAAGGTCATTCAACCGAATTTATTCATTCGACATTTGTAttcaagccaaatttaaataccCAGTGACTAAAAATAGTCCGGTTTTCTGTGAATGATACGAATCAACGTTTGTATGTACTTTCCGATTCGGCTCTGTGAGGTTACCTTCCCTAACGATCAGCATGACGCCATCTCTCCCAGGTGCACAGATGTTAAGAGCAAAATTGAGCACGGCGCTGGCACAAGAACTCGGTCCTTATTCTAAGTCCTACTGACTAACATCTTGATGCACAAGTTTCACTATTAACGAGCCACGTAATATAACTAGTAATGCGCGAACAAAGCCAAGAATAAATACgagtgtaaaaaaaaactaaacaatgtCACGAGATACAAGGTCGGTGATAATAgtaacagagaaaaaaaaataacgaaacaAAAATCCTAacctaaataaaaatagaaatcttTCGGCAGTCTACTCACGACACGTACATACACAGAGTGTACCGATTTGCCTAGACAACTCTCGCATGCGAAAAAGAATGTTCCTCACACATTCCTAAGTGCCCTCGCGTCGGTGTGTGCTCTGCCACCTAAGTCGTACACGCTGCCGAGATGTCGAGTTCGAGTATACGCAGCGCAGATCTCGCACAAAGCCAACGATCGGAGCACGATCGTAGCCGCACGTCGCCCATTCATCATTCTGGCAGCCGAAGGAGCAGCGAAAATAAAGAcacgaaaaacaaaaacaagaatcTTTCGCAGTCTGCGCGCGCGGTCCAATCCAAACCAAACTGCACTCTTACTCATACTGATTTGCATCCTCTCGTTTACTCTCGTGTTCATGAACTCCATTCACGTGCCACGCCATACTGTCTACCTCCGCACCTCTCACTCTCTCGTTGATGGGAACACGTTTTCATCTGCAGACCTGACCGAGCACAATTTGCTCCCTCGTTGATACGCGCGGTAGGTAGTAGCGACGTAGCGGCGAGGCACGGCTGACTCGACGCCGTTGACTTTGTGCAATTATCTCCGACCTGCCACGATCGCTTCACcgcaccagcagcaaccgacggAGCACAGTTCTAGGGGAGTGCACTGAGTCGTTGCCGGAGCGTGAGAAATCTGGGACAGTGAAAGTCTCGTTCAACCCAGCAGCCCGGCATCGTTCTAGACAGGTACGCCAATGGTATGTCACAATAATTGCCATTTTTGTATTCTCGTTCGCTTGCACGCAATTCACGCCCTCGCCCTGTACACGCTCACTCGGTGCTACACATGCAGTTGAATAAAAATACTAAGCGCGATACATActtaaactaagaagcaaaatgTGGCCTAACGAACCTATATTCCATCTGGCGCTACTCGCAGCAACGATTggtgcaaaaaagaaaaaaaaaaaacggttcacCACGTGATACCTTCTGGATCATTCCATCATCTCTAGGCTGGTGGCACAATTTGACCGATGCGTCGTGTTCTCGATCCGAAGCCCTTGCTACCGTCCGGTCCAATCGGGGTACGAACAACGGTTTCACCTTGTCCGTGCTGGTGGCACTGCATCTGTACGGCACTGCCCGAGCGAGATCGCGGACCACCGTTGGAACACTCCGAGCCAACAGAAATGCGTCGATCGTAGCCCGAGTCGGTGGAGATACGCCGTCCGTTGTAGTACTCGGAGCTGCTGGACAGCTTTCGCAGCGGATCGAAACCATTGGAGTACTTTCGTGGAGACATGTTCGGATTTTCGTACATATTCGAACCGGTGGAAAATTTCCTCTCGTAGTTTGATTCCATGGAAATGCGCCGCTGAGGCATACCCATATCCGGTGAGTTGGTGAACCGACGCTCGAAGTTGGAGCCAACCGAGAATTTTCGATTACTTTGGTCGGAACATTGAGAGATTCGACGGTACGCATCCGAACACTGGGAAACTCGTCGCGAGCATGAGCAGAAATCCGAACAGTTGGACGTTCTTCGTGATGGCACTTCGGAGCAGTTGGACGTTCGTCGGGACATGCTCTCCATGCCCGAAGAACATTGCGACGGCCGTCGAGACATTTCCCCACAGCTGGAGTAGCCATCGGAGCAGCTTGAGTATTTTCGGGAAGCGTCACTACTGCCCATCGAGAATGTGCTCGGACGACGATTGAAGTAGTCGTAGTTCTCGTTTCCGTACGAGTACTTTCTCTGTTGTGGCGGGTGCGGTATAAATATTGGCTGTTGctgcggctgctgctgctgctgctgctgggaaGGCTGCATTTGTGGCTGTTGTTGAGGCTGCAGTGGCATAATTTGCTGCATGCTCGGCTGCTCGGGCTGTGGAATCATTTGCTGATAGACATGCTGCATTTCCGGCTTGGGATAGAAACCGGATCCACGTCGCATCTTGTACCGGTCGAAGGTTTCGCCACCGCGGCTACGCTCGATGTCATGACCGGCTACGTACTTGTAGTTTTCCACAAATCTGGTTACGTTGGCCTTTTTGCCAGTCTTCTTTTTCGGTGCAATCAGTTCCAGTACGATGAACTCCTCCATGTTCTGAGCACGGCGGGCGGATGCAGACTCGGTGAATTCAATCAGTGCACATTCGTTCTGTTGCAGTTCTGGGTGTTTGTTGATAAACTGACGCACATCCGCCGGGATGGGACCACCGGGACGTAGGACTCGAATGAGCGAGATTTCACCGCACTTGGAAAAGAGTTCGGATACTTTCTCGACGGTGTACTTGTCATATGGCAAACCGGTGGCAACGACCGTCCGGGATGGAGTCGTTTCATCGTAAATAGGCAGTGATTCTAGTCGGCGGATCTTCGTTCCGAGATCATTCAGTTcgattttgacactttttcgctTGATGGCGTACCCAACCACACGCCAATCTTTCGTTAGCTGACGAACACGTTTAAAACTGGAGACCAGTTTCAAACTGACGAATCCTTCCTTGTTGCGTCTGACGTGCTTCAATAGGAACGCATCTTTCAAAATGTTGTCATTGGAGAAATAAAACTCCACCTGTTCGATGATTTTTTCGCACATATCGTCGTCCGGGATTTCATAGGCATCTTCCTCGGACGGACTGTTTGCTTCGGGTTTTTTCGTGATTTCACAGCCCGAATCCTTGGCGTTGTCGTCGGATGAACCAACTCCTGCGTCTTCGGGAGGATTCTGCGATTCGGTTGAATTGGTTCTATCGTATGACATCGAAACATCACTATCGATGGAGCTAATGGAATCTTTCGTATCCGAGTGTTTCATGTTGACTGGTGGAACTACCGGATGCGGTACCATGTGATCATCATCCTCCATGTACaaatcatcatcttcttcttcgTCGTCATCGAGATCATAGTCGTGGATCTCGTCATGGccatgatgatggtgatgatgatgatagtgATGTTGTGGATTGGCATCACCTTCTTCTCTCAGCAATTCTTGGTGCTGCAGATATGTATAGTTATCGGTCATTAGGGGTGACAATGTGTCCGGTTCTTCCGCGTGGGCAGCGTCATCCAGTTCTAGTGTTTCCATTTCTTTGATCGTTTCTTTGATGATCATTTCACTGTTCTCGGTGACGGTAGCAGCTGGTTCACACTGAACTGCAACTAGCGGTTGCTCAAGCTGCTGTGGCATTTTGCAGCAACTCACTGCCACATCTCCACACGCTGTTACCTTACTACTCTGTGCAGCACTTTCactttcttctctttctatggGAAACATATCAGTCATAGTGGCCatttccaccttttcaacgattcttACGTTACCGTTGCTGTTTGCCACGTTCAGTGGCGGCTCCGGGGCAGCAATGGGCACTGCCGTTGGCGCCATCTCCGTAGCAACTGGCAAGGTGGCCAGCGGCGTTGATTCACCACTTGGGACGGAAGACATGGTGGTTACAGTTATTTCTGACCGAGTACCTTACCAATTGCAGTTGCGGATCGGTTATTCTCTAATTGAttgcttttgttttgttttgtttagttTATATGTCGTACGGTTGGCTATCTAATATGGCTTCGTTGTGTGTATTTACTTTTCAAGTAGACTCCGTTGAACGTTATCAACGCTCACTTCTGTTTCGTGCGTTTTGTTTTCCAATATATACAGCgacgaaaaaataaatattttctgcACAGCCGATTATCACTTTGGAGTTAATTAACTTTTCAATTTCGCTCCCGCACGGAACAATTTTCCAATACTGCTATAGACGTTTTCCATGCATCAAATTCGCCACGATTTGAAACACAATTTTTCCGTTTTCCCCGCTTTCTTCGTCAAATTTTCGTCAGTCGGAATCATTCACCAGTGCAGCGCGGTTGCATTAATGTAGCTTTGCTGTTTGCttactttttctttctcttTCCGCTTCTACGCCCGTCTTAGTCTCTCGTGCACGCGGTTGGTATCGGGCTTAGTTTAGGGTactttcacaattaaacttttgccGCGAAGGCACACGTGAGGCCCCGGGATTGATGTGGGACGGACCACCAGCCTGTGTCTATGACGGGTAAAGGATGATGGaggtaaaatcggttcagtgcttcagtttttcactttttttccagTTCACTTTATTGTACATAGTTCCTTGCATGCACGAGTGCCACTAACAATTGCTTTGGATTATCATCGATTAAAGTGAAATGTTCGAAAAGGGTCTTTGTTTAAACGTCTGTGCACTTGTTCTTCGGCGACGAAATGATCACACGCTTTTGTctgttcgagttattttgttgtaggttgttttttttttgacacacaATTATTATCCTAAACTTGTTTGTTTCCGAAACAATTTCGCCGTTGTGATGATAGAGTGACAGCAGTTACGATTACTCCAGTGTGGTAATACTGTTTTTTCGGAAAACTCAGCTACTGCCTCTTTCAGTATTATTCCACATGAAGGACCTAGCTTTCCGAAAACAGTTTTGTTCACGTTGCAGGATCTGTTGGATGCCGTTTCAATCTCTCCGCATACACTTGCACTTGTCAAAACAATCTCTCTGCAACGCCTTCCAAATCGGCTTCAAATTTTCAACTCCACTTGCACCAAAAGGTACAGCATCAGTTTCCAACTCGCATTTATCAAAATATCCATCAAAGCACAATTAGTTTCACTTTTTCCTGCTGCAACGATCAAAAGATCGGAAATCTGATTTATTTTCGCACGCGAACCGTGAACCTAATTACTGTCGATTGGGCAGAGGCTTTTCGAAAGCTTTGGCGGAATTACAAGAAAAGCGAGTGAATGTGAGTGAGTTTACTGTAGCAGATTTGAGGAGATCTGATCTCTGGCTCGATTTTCACTGTTTTGAATAAGGCGTACGCGCGTACAGAGCAAAAGTACAATCTTAAAAGGTGTTTCCACGACAAGTGTTGTTGAAAGACTGAAATGCAGCATTGAAATTACGCCGGTTTTATATTGTCTCTCCCACTATGGTCACCGAAGTACCAACACAAACACAGAGAAAGGTTCGTCATAAACCATCGGTTCGACATCGAGTTGCTTCTGCTCGGTTGTTTTAGTTTGGATCTTCGATACAGTCGTCACCGAAACTACTGCTAGTCACCCGAGAGCGAGAATGAATGGTTGTAGCAGTTTTGTTTTGTTACTGCGGTGTATGATTGCTCGCGATTGTAGCGTCGCTGAATATTACGGACGGGCGGTATTCACTAAGCCGTGTTCACCACTGCTAAGTTTACAGCTTTGTTGTTatgaaaaatagtaaaatataaaacaaataatttaaTACAACGCTGTTCTAGACTGATCctatatataatttaaaaataagtTTTCTCTGTAACATGACAGTCGGTGCAATGATGATATAGCAAGCCTTTATTGGTGCAAATTCTATTGATTTGTCACCGCGTGATTGACGTGAGGGATTAAAACTAAATtcttaaataaattgaaaatctcAGTCAGAATCATGCTTgccgtttcatgtaagtgaaagtatttaGAACACCATAATAGTTATTTGTAAGTTTTCTTTATGTTGCATAGCAGTGTAATTGAAAATGCCTAGCGAGGTGAGTAAGCAACAGTTCAGAAAAAATTACAGTGTTCAAACAGTGTATTTCACAATTCACATTTTTATGCAAAAATTGTCCTGATCCAATGCAACCTTTCGAATAAAAATCCTGGGGACGGGTAGAGCGTGATGAgttagtcgatgtctttcatgcagcccacttgggttcgatttccaaatCCGAATATAGGGttcgaaagtttttctgacctgAAGAAAACTCCCAAATGAAAATTGTATTGAATTACATTACATAGAGACATATTTTAGGGAGACTTacagcgaaatgactctttttcAGTTTGAGGGGACTATCACTGATGTTGTTTGGTGTGGATAACATTGCTAAGCTGTGAGTATGATAAATCATTGAGGatggtttagaaaaaaaatatcattcgatCAGTTCTAccaaatttcaacaaatcatattcagaaaaaaacgtCTAAATTTTTTACTTGTTTTGCGATAGCGAGCTTTTCCgtgtatattcaaatgaaagaagtTTTATAACCTGCTATTGAACTTTATTCAGAACCGACTTGCGATTATGGAAAGATGAATAATGAGCTCGAGTTTCTTAGAGATCGCtggatcgattttcaaaaacttaggatCGAATAGAAAGCCTTATACAGGGTGGACCATTTAAAGTTGAAGCATTtgcttataaacaaaatatatataaaaaacctttctatttattttcatttcaattttaatatattctggttcaagtaaatatgttctgttacagctatttttgcctttctcgtatagaaaggctatgcaatcactgtgaaaatcgacttcttaatcgaggcccggagggtcgaatgtcatataccattcgactcagctcgacgaactgagcaaatgtctgtgtatgtgtgtgtccgtccgtgtgtgcgtgtgtgtatgtaacaaaaatatgcactcacttttctcagagatggctaaaccgattttcacaaacaaatattcaaatgaaaggtctcatagtcccatagccttctattgaatttcattccgatccgacttccggttccggagatataggatgatttgcaccaaaaaagtgaaaaaaatatgcactcacttttttcagagatggctgaaccgattttcacaaactaagattcaaataaaaggtattatggtcccatagcttgctattgaatttcacttgaatgtgacttccggttccggagttatatggtaatatgtgaaaatttgagataaagtttacactcaattatctctggaacaactcaaccgattttcgcaaaccaagattcaaaggtcttataatatcctaaaaatttgtggaaaattttatctggatccgacttccggttccggaactaaagcgtgataagtggataattaacaattttattagtattttcccACGAACGAtgattaaaaacaggtacaaatcccataaaactgtctgataaattcttctagtttacagatcttgttagtttgtgggcatgaaaacttaattcggcactactggtcccctcttttcctgttccgaaagcaccgaaagtggagaagaaaaactcctaaaaccaaatttacttcgatttctttgcgatgtttgaaccgatttttcacaaatcttgatttgaattaatgttcatactgtctttaaagctactatgaaattttatccggatccgacatctggttccgcagttacagggcgatgagtgtcaaagttatcaaatcgccatatagagtgacaatatgtacaacaccgaaagaagaacaaaacacaaaacgaacaaggcgtgtattgttctatttcgtacatgtTGTGtcgtgatgtcaataataataataataataataataataataataataataataataataataataataataataataataataataataataataataataataataataataataataataataataataataataataataataataatattaataataataataatactaaatgttttgtgctgctgattcatgctgtttagcttgacttacatatgcagaagtaacagaaacgcaggttcgtttcgtttgttagatttcgtttaattggtttaatcgaaatagagcatgaaatagtaagtataggtttaactacgttcaaaactgtttcaatttgtaggtcatatttgttggtagcaaacgaacctacttcggctattccgtttatctgaatccggtttcggaagaattggaaatagtgattaaaaactacaaaaaggatctcactcacttttcttggagatggccaaatcgattttcacaaacttatattttcaaaggaaaagtcttacagtttcatacggaattcttagatttgttgtggattcttctttcggttccgaaactacaggttaaacaggatttgtggagtttgtgagattaggtccgaacaagttttcctatttctattcaataaacagttgtttttagcgaatttcacggttatatttatgatgtaatgagtaatatgagaaacgcACCATTACacgactagatggattaaaataggtttttgaaaatgatatcgcGTGAATAGCCACTTTTAGCCTTGAGGACAAAATTTGCCCTTTTTTCGGCGTTTTTCCATTGTTTTGGCCAATGTATTGGTTGATATGGCAGCGATTTCACGTCGTATATTGTCTTTGAGTTGAACTATGGTTCTTGATCATCAGCGTATATTTTGGATTTCaaatagccccacaaaaaagtctggtcaaaatcaccgtttttcgatatgactTGTCCGGGGAATaatggtcgtaacaaatcgattgttagtcgagaTGTATgacatgttgcaccgtcctgttgaaaccagtagccatttgaaccattttcacgaacaatggaCATCACAAAATCATTTGCTAGGGCTCGATAACGATCGCCATTAACAGTTTTTGTTGTTCCATCATCGTTTTGTTAAAATAGGGACCAATCATCGTATCCGCACAAACACCACaccaaactgtaactttttggTCGAATAGAGGCTGTTTCTCAATTAATTGAGGGTTTTCAGTGGAATAgaaccgacaattttgcttattaacgcaTCCATTTAACGTGGCCTCGTTCTCGGCCTTAAAACTAAACAAGTTTAGCGCGTTCTTTTGATGTGTACTGTttcatggtaaaattatcttgcacagctcgaaaaattcttgtgattttacatcttatcagatgcacataaatggagcatcatATTTCACaccaatttatattcaagaacatgtaaaattgtgtgatttgaaaattacatggatttaaaacgaatggaataaaaatcaaaagatcgacagcaacaacgCGGTTTGAACCGAAAaatattagatcacaaagcacaccagttagtcacATATATGCTtgactggtaaatcgtgcatataaattcatacagtctcacttgctagccgagt comes from Malaya genurostris strain Urasoe2022 chromosome 3, Malgen_1.1, whole genome shotgun sequence and encodes:
- the LOC131439504 gene encoding uncharacterized protein LOC131439504 translates to MSSVPSGESTPLATLPVATEMAPTAVPIAAPEPPLNVANSNGNVRIVEKVEMATMTDMFPIEREESESAAQSSKVTACGDVAVSCCKMPQQLEQPLVAVQCEPAATVTENSEMIIKETIKEMETLELDDAAHAEEPDTLSPLMTDNYTYLQHQELLREEGDANPQHHYHHHHHHHGHDEIHDYDLDDDEEEDDDLYMEDDDHMVPHPVVPPVNMKHSDTKDSISSIDSDVSMSYDRTNSTESQNPPEDAGVGSSDDNAKDSGCEITKKPEANSPSEEDAYEIPDDDMCEKIIEQVEFYFSNDNILKDAFLLKHVRRNKEGFVSLKLVSSFKRVRQLTKDWRVVGYAIKRKSVKIELNDLGTKIRRLESLPIYDETTPSRTVVATGLPYDKYTVEKVSELFSKCGEISLIRVLRPGGPIPADVRQFINKHPELQQNECALIEFTESASARRAQNMEEFIVLELIAPKKKTGKKANVTRFVENYKYVAGHDIERSRGGETFDRYKMRRGSGFYPKPEMQHVYQQMIPQPEQPSMQQIMPLQPQQQPQMQPSQQQQQQQPQQQPIFIPHPPQQRKYSYGNENYDYFNRRPSTFSMGSSDASRKYSSCSDGYSSCGEMSRRPSQCSSGMESMSRRTSNCSEVPSRRTSNCSDFCSCSRRVSQCSDAYRRISQCSDQSNRKFSVGSNFERRFTNSPDMGMPQRRISMESNYERKFSTGSNMYENPNMSPRKYSNGFDPLRKLSSSSEYYNGRRISTDSGYDRRISVGSECSNGGPRSRSGSAVQMQCHQHGQGETVVRTPIGPDGSKGFGSRTRRIGQIVPPA